One genomic window of Gallaecimonas sp. GXIMD4217 includes the following:
- a CDS encoding Tad domain-containing protein produces MKRQTGQAMVLSLVFMVLVAMAALFAFNAAQLSNNSTRLQNTADNTAFSVAAIAARDLNFKAYTNRAMVANQVAVAQMVGLSSWFRMIKEYAETVDTLTRWIPYVGPVISAIANVIDGINTVAQRVLPVLVGFESVVLKALSGAQSVMHYAGFGAALTTAGKIVKQNDPNAQLDLMQNPMLGMAAKELWLDFQGSYDRYNAKAPYHDKLDVIADSRDPFTSKRSYRVGFMELNLGLFKFKTYKAGGSNLRTNGDDMETWTAMDTISTHFAKWRCKWSGCGWKRWEVPWGYASTKGNDEVDIRRLRDRQWWGRSRGTNPKASNWADSSPYEIDMRAYTGVESSYLRSGRQGLSAIDTFKVVVSKPQANVRTSKQVQLGRGRLDIAEGENMLASRMSALAAAEAYYSRPSDLSAWVRRDGKGEYGNLYNPFWQPRLADTTSRERAIAYANTRALRRGS; encoded by the coding sequence ATGAAACGTCAAACAGGCCAAGCCATGGTGCTGTCGCTGGTGTTTATGGTGTTGGTGGCCATGGCCGCCCTGTTCGCCTTCAATGCCGCGCAGCTCAGCAACAACAGTACCCGACTGCAGAACACGGCCGATAACACCGCCTTTTCGGTGGCGGCCATTGCCGCCCGGGACCTCAATTTCAAGGCCTATACCAACAGGGCCATGGTGGCCAACCAGGTGGCGGTGGCGCAGATGGTCGGTCTGTCCTCCTGGTTTCGCATGATCAAGGAATACGCGGAGACGGTAGACACCCTGACGCGCTGGATCCCCTATGTCGGCCCGGTCATCTCCGCCATCGCCAATGTCATAGACGGCATCAACACCGTGGCCCAGCGGGTGCTGCCGGTGCTGGTCGGTTTCGAAAGCGTGGTGCTCAAGGCGCTCAGCGGTGCCCAGTCGGTCATGCATTATGCGGGCTTCGGCGCCGCCCTCACCACGGCCGGCAAGATAGTCAAGCAGAACGACCCCAATGCCCAGCTGGATCTGATGCAGAACCCCATGCTGGGGATGGCCGCCAAGGAGCTCTGGCTGGATTTCCAAGGCAGCTACGACCGCTACAACGCCAAGGCGCCGTACCACGACAAGTTGGATGTGATCGCCGACTCCCGCGATCCCTTCACCAGCAAGCGCAGCTACCGGGTCGGCTTCATGGAGCTCAACCTGGGCCTGTTCAAGTTCAAGACCTACAAGGCCGGCGGCAGCAACCTCAGGACCAATGGCGACGACATGGAAACCTGGACCGCCATGGACACCATCAGTACCCACTTTGCCAAGTGGCGCTGCAAGTGGAGCGGTTGCGGCTGGAAGCGCTGGGAAGTGCCCTGGGGCTACGCCAGCACCAAGGGCAATGACGAGGTCGACATCCGCAGGCTCAGGGACAGGCAGTGGTGGGGCCGCAGCCGAGGGACCAACCCCAAGGCCTCCAACTGGGCCGACAGCAGCCCCTACGAAATCGACATGCGCGCCTATACCGGCGTCGAGTCCTCCTACCTGCGCTCGGGCCGGCAGGGGCTGTCGGCCATCGACACCTTCAAGGTGGTCGTGTCCAAGCCCCAGGCCAATGTGCGCACCAGCAAGCAGGTACAGCTGGGCCGGGGCCGGCTGGATATCGCCGAGGGCGAAAACATGCTGGCGTCGAGGATGAGCGCCCTGGCCGCGGCCGAGGCCTATTACTCTCGCCCCTCCGATCTCAGTGCCTGGGTGCGCCGGGACGGCAAGGGCGAATACGGCAACCTCTACAACCCCTTCTGGCAGCCGCGCCTGGCCGATACCACCTCCAGGGAACGCGCCATCGCCTATGCCAATACCAGGGCGCTCAGGAGGGGATCATGA
- the cpaB gene encoding Flp pilus assembly protein CpaB, with the protein MTWKDKIDFNWILLVIAIGLGATAAWATKNYFVVKEQELRDALSKDNVVMADVVVATQNLEKGDIISQANMSVRQVPADVLPLDAVHPRRFSEVAGQMLLKPMAPGRPLLNSYLPGHGVEQFSDILGEGRRAVTISIDENNSTAGMLVPADHIDIFLLHSERVDDKKKRKALSLLLEDVVVLATGQRTLEDNPELATELYGDPTAYSTVTLDLSVKDAARVMLAKEKGKFVAMLRNREESQPLAVTNLHEGQLFADTEDNAKVAVEVIVGGRGVTVKQQSYELPKPDPDFTQLSQLPQDQVQ; encoded by the coding sequence ATGACATGGAAGGATAAAATCGACTTCAACTGGATCCTGCTGGTGATCGCCATCGGCCTGGGCGCCACCGCGGCCTGGGCCACCAAGAACTACTTCGTGGTCAAGGAGCAGGAGCTCAGGGACGCGCTGTCCAAGGACAACGTGGTCATGGCCGACGTGGTGGTGGCGACCCAGAACCTGGAAAAGGGGGACATCATCTCCCAGGCCAACATGTCGGTGCGGCAGGTGCCTGCCGACGTGCTGCCCCTGGATGCCGTGCACCCGCGCCGCTTCTCGGAGGTGGCCGGCCAGATGCTGCTCAAGCCCATGGCGCCGGGGCGGCCCCTGCTCAACTCCTACCTGCCCGGCCATGGCGTGGAACAGTTCTCCGATATCCTCGGGGAAGGGCGCCGCGCCGTGACCATCAGCATCGACGAGAACAATTCCACCGCCGGCATGCTGGTGCCGGCGGATCACATCGATATCTTCCTGCTCCACAGCGAAAGGGTCGACGACAAGAAAAAGCGCAAGGCCCTCAGCCTGCTGCTTGAAGACGTGGTGGTGCTGGCCACGGGCCAGCGCACCCTGGAGGACAACCCCGAGCTGGCCACCGAACTCTATGGCGATCCCACCGCCTACAGCACCGTCACCCTGGATCTGAGCGTCAAGGATGCGGCCCGGGTGATGCTGGCCAAGGAGAAGGGCAAGTTCGTGGCCATGCTGCGAAACCGCGAGGAATCCCAACCCCTGGCGGTGACCAACCTCCACGAGGGACAGCTCTTTGCCGACACCGAGGACAACGCCAAGGTGGCCGTCGAGGTCATCGTCGGCGGCCGCGGCGTCACCGTCAAGCAGCAGAGCTACGAGCTGCCCAAGCCCGATCCCGACTTCACCCAGCTGAGCCAGCTCCCCCAAGACCAAGTGCAGTAA
- a CDS encoding ABC transporter permease: MWTIFRKELQELIRDKKTLFFAIAMPFIMVPLFFGIGLFAAKQVENAKNEELKVAVNRALPQVVEAIEAAENLTLVTGLDLSDIKAVIRDEQADAVLVIPEDFEQARAGLRQSQWQVHFNDSSAVNMVLSRIEKSLKPMTDGLKDEYAATLEIDEGARVALMEPVSLEKVSVADERESLGDTLGRFLPYLLFFSCLMGAMYPAIDLGAGEKERGTLETLLLSPMPRTQLVLGKFMIVFMSALVAALISVTSLAVWGLVLGQQLAIEALIKIIGTIGLVDILFVMAMLVPIAAIFGALMLSLSIYARSYKEAQNYMGLLQLPLILPVMLTMFPGVELTAQWALVPLTNVALAIKDIIKGTIDYSALWLILGSTLVLAGALISFCVYWFRQEKVLFR; encoded by the coding sequence ATGTGGACCATCTTTAGAAAGGAACTCCAGGAGCTGATCCGGGACAAGAAGACCCTGTTCTTCGCCATTGCCATGCCCTTCATCATGGTGCCGCTGTTCTTCGGGATCGGCCTCTTTGCCGCCAAGCAGGTAGAAAACGCCAAGAACGAAGAGCTGAAGGTGGCCGTGAACAGGGCGCTGCCCCAGGTCGTCGAGGCCATAGAGGCGGCGGAAAACCTGACCCTGGTGACGGGCCTCGATCTCAGCGACATCAAGGCGGTGATCCGGGACGAGCAGGCCGATGCCGTACTGGTCATTCCCGAGGATTTCGAGCAGGCCAGGGCCGGACTTCGGCAGAGCCAGTGGCAGGTGCATTTCAACGATTCCTCCGCGGTCAACATGGTGTTGAGCCGCATCGAAAAGTCCCTCAAGCCGATGACGGACGGCCTCAAGGATGAATATGCGGCGACCCTGGAGATAGACGAAGGGGCCCGTGTGGCCCTGATGGAGCCGGTGTCCCTGGAAAAGGTCTCGGTGGCCGATGAAAGGGAGAGCCTGGGTGACACCCTGGGCCGCTTCCTGCCTTACCTGCTGTTTTTCTCCTGCCTGATGGGAGCCATGTACCCGGCCATTGACCTGGGCGCCGGCGAGAAGGAGCGAGGCACCCTTGAGACCCTGCTGCTCTCGCCCATGCCCAGGACCCAACTGGTGCTGGGTAAATTCATGATCGTATTCATGTCGGCCCTGGTGGCGGCGCTGATCTCGGTGACCAGCCTGGCCGTCTGGGGCCTGGTGCTGGGCCAGCAGCTGGCCATAGAGGCGCTGATCAAGATCATCGGCACCATAGGCCTGGTCGATATCCTGTTCGTCATGGCCATGCTGGTGCCCATAGCGGCCATCTTCGGTGCCCTGATGCTGAGCCTGTCCATCTACGCCCGCAGCTACAAGGAGGCCCAGAACTACATGGGCCTGCTGCAGCTGCCGCTGATCCTGCCGGTGATGTTGACCATGTTCCCCGGCGTGGAGCTGACGGCGCAATGGGCCCTGGTGCCCCTGACCAATGTTGCCCTGGCCATCAAGGACATCATCAAGGGCACCATCGACTACTCGGCCCTGTGGTTGATCCTGGGGTCGACCCTGGTGCTGGCGGGGGCCTTGATCAGCTTCTGCGTCTACTGGTTCCGGCAGGAAAAGGTCCTGTTCCGTTAA
- a CDS encoding ATP-binding cassette domain-containing protein: protein MIAVEKLAKRFAVPDPKKLAENERKDPRLKGRFFHSVEDVSFSCNKGEVLGLLGPNGAGKTTTLRMLSSALTPSSGSINVNGIDVVKDPELARVKIGFLSASTGLYGRLSARENVAYFGQMHGLEGEALEARLAQLFELLDMTSFLDRRAEQMSSGMKQRTSIARALVHNPEVVILDEPTTGLDIMATETVMDVVKHLKEQGTPVIFSTHHLDEVAQLCDRVAVIDKGRTVFADSLQVFRGLGGDLRQSLLSLIEGQQKREAA from the coding sequence ATGATCGCAGTGGAAAAGCTGGCCAAGCGTTTTGCGGTGCCGGATCCCAAGAAACTGGCGGAAAACGAGCGCAAGGATCCGCGTCTGAAGGGGCGCTTCTTCCATTCCGTCGAAGACGTTTCCTTTAGCTGCAACAAGGGTGAGGTGCTGGGCCTGCTGGGGCCCAATGGTGCCGGCAAGACCACCACGCTGCGCATGCTGTCATCGGCGCTGACCCCGAGCAGCGGCAGCATCAACGTCAACGGCATCGACGTGGTCAAGGATCCGGAGCTGGCCAGGGTCAAGATCGGCTTCCTGTCCGCCAGCACCGGCCTCTATGGCCGCCTGTCGGCCAGGGAAAACGTGGCCTATTTCGGGCAGATGCACGGCCTGGAAGGCGAGGCCCTGGAGGCGCGCCTGGCCCAGCTGTTCGAGCTGCTGGACATGACCAGTTTCCTTGACCGCCGCGCCGAGCAGATGTCTTCGGGCATGAAGCAGCGCACCTCCATCGCCCGGGCCCTGGTGCACAACCCCGAGGTGGTGATCCTCGACGAGCCTACCACCGGCCTGGACATCATGGCCACGGAAACCGTCATGGACGTGGTCAAGCACCTCAAGGAGCAGGGCACGCCGGTGATCTTCTCCACCCACCATTTGGACGAGGTGGCCCAGCTGTGCGACAGGGTCGCCGTCATCGACAAGGGCCGTACCGTCTTTGCCGACAGCCTCCAGGTCTTCCGGGGCCTTGGCGGCGATCTGCGCCAGTCGCTGCTGAGCCTGATCGAGGGACAACAGAAGAGGGAGGCCGCCTGA
- a CDS encoding efflux RND transporter periplasmic adaptor subunit, with amino-acid sequence MRKLLIFTLILAGFGAILYAKAGRGERGVTVTTAEAMVQDLKRSVLASGQLAYREQVQLRSEVTGTVDAVLVEEGQAVSKGQLLLTLDPQAFQAEVDERQAYVRQSRIAIERQKTYIDTLAAQVDRKIQLYDKGLLDTDAFEAAKSELTLARIDLRAREQALIQAEAALNKAQERLTKTRFIAPMDGVITAVDIKVGETVIQGTTNVIGSSLMTLADPSAILTEVEVDEADIAQVAEGQSANIFAIAFPDEPLEGKVQSIATTARQAKGRQGQSFTVKILLSDLKGFAIRPGMSCRAEIFTETAENALVVPIESVLYDPDEQPYVMRIQDGAVAKQRVKLGLSDDTLQQIQDGIQAGMAVVRGPARTLKGLAEGDHVRVKGD; translated from the coding sequence ATGCGTAAACTCCTGATTTTCACCCTGATCCTGGCAGGCTTCGGCGCCATCCTCTACGCCAAGGCCGGCCGCGGCGAGCGCGGCGTGACGGTGACCACTGCCGAGGCCATGGTCCAGGACCTCAAGCGCTCGGTGCTGGCCTCAGGCCAGCTGGCCTACCGCGAGCAGGTGCAGCTGCGCTCCGAGGTCACCGGCACCGTGGATGCCGTGCTGGTGGAGGAAGGTCAGGCGGTCAGCAAGGGCCAGCTGCTGCTGACCCTGGATCCCCAGGCCTTCCAGGCCGAGGTGGACGAACGCCAGGCCTATGTGCGCCAGAGCCGCATCGCCATCGAACGCCAGAAGACCTACATCGACACCCTTGCCGCCCAGGTGGACCGCAAGATCCAGCTCTACGACAAGGGCCTGCTGGACACCGACGCCTTCGAGGCCGCCAAGTCGGAGCTGACCCTGGCCCGCATCGACCTGCGCGCCCGCGAGCAGGCGCTGATCCAGGCCGAGGCGGCCCTCAACAAGGCCCAGGAGCGGCTCACCAAGACCCGCTTCATCGCCCCCATGGACGGCGTCATCACCGCCGTGGACATCAAGGTCGGCGAGACGGTGATCCAGGGCACCACCAACGTCATCGGCTCCAGCCTGATGACGTTGGCCGATCCCTCCGCCATCCTCACCGAGGTGGAAGTGGACGAGGCCGACATCGCCCAGGTGGCCGAGGGCCAGAGCGCCAACATCTTCGCCATCGCCTTCCCGGACGAGCCCCTGGAGGGCAAGGTGCAGTCCATCGCCACCACGGCCCGCCAGGCCAAGGGCCGCCAGGGCCAGAGCTTCACGGTGAAGATCCTGCTGTCCGACCTCAAGGGCTTCGCCATCCGTCCCGGCATGAGCTGCCGCGCCGAGATCTTCACCGAGACCGCCGAGAACGCCCTGGTGGTGCCCATCGAATCGGTGCTCTACGACCCGGACGAACAGCCCTATGTGATGCGCATCCAGGACGGCGCCGTGGCCAAGCAACGCGTCAAGCTGGGCCTGTCCGACGACACCCTGCAGCAGATCCAGGACGGCATCCAGGCCGGCATGGCCGTGGTACGGGGACCGGCCCGGACCCTCAAGGGCCTGGCGGAGGGCGACCATGTCCGCGTCAAAGGCGACTAG
- a CDS encoding ABC transporter ATP-binding protein, protein MSASKATSLLSLKGVTKAFTMGTETFWALDGIDLDIAPNDYLAIIGPSGSGKSTLLNILGCLDVPTAGQYWLGGENVAALDANALAGVRNRQIGFIFQSFNLLPRASALDNVAQPLVYRGIAPRARKAMALEALDKVGLADKAQHRPNQLSGGQRQRVAIARALVTRPAILLADEPTGNLDSHTTTEIMALFDELHDSGQTIIVVTHEQEIADHCQRVIRVKDGRITADSAMGDLACV, encoded by the coding sequence ATGTCCGCGTCAAAGGCGACTAGCCTGCTCAGCCTCAAGGGGGTGACCAAGGCCTTCACCATGGGCACCGAGACCTTCTGGGCCCTGGACGGCATCGATCTCGACATCGCCCCCAACGACTACCTGGCCATCATAGGGCCGTCCGGCTCCGGCAAGTCCACCCTGCTCAACATCCTCGGCTGCCTGGACGTGCCCACGGCCGGCCAGTACTGGCTGGGCGGCGAGAACGTGGCCGCCCTGGATGCCAATGCCCTGGCCGGAGTGCGCAACCGCCAGATCGGCTTCATCTTCCAGAGCTTCAACCTGCTGCCCCGGGCCTCGGCCCTGGACAACGTGGCCCAGCCCCTGGTCTACCGCGGCATCGCCCCCAGGGCGCGCAAGGCCATGGCCCTGGAGGCCCTGGACAAGGTAGGCCTGGCCGACAAGGCCCAGCACAGGCCCAACCAGCTTTCCGGCGGCCAGCGCCAGCGGGTGGCCATTGCCCGGGCCCTGGTCACCAGGCCGGCCATCCTCCTGGCCGACGAACCCACCGGCAACCTGGACTCCCACACCACAACCGAGATCATGGCCCTGTTCGACGAGCTGCACGACAGCGGCCAGACCATCATAGTGGTGACCCACGAACAGGAGATCGCCGACCACTGCCAGCGGGTGATCCGGGTCAAGGACGGCCGGATCACCGCCGACAGCGCCATGGGGGATCTTGCCTGTGTCTAG
- a CDS encoding helix-turn-helix transcriptional regulator, with protein MDNRVKEFREARGWSQGKLGEALGVSRQTVNSIENGRYDPSLPLAFKLAKLFGCAIEDMFSYQEEKP; from the coding sequence TTGGATAACAGGGTCAAGGAATTCAGGGAGGCCAGGGGCTGGTCCCAGGGCAAGCTGGGCGAAGCGCTGGGGGTGTCGCGTCAGACCGTCAACTCCATCGAGAACGGTCGCTACGATCCCAGCCTGCCCCTGGCCTTCAAGCTGGCGAAGCTGTTCGGCTGCGCCATAGAGGATATGTTTAGTTACCAAGAGGAAAAGCCATGA
- a CDS encoding YIP1 family protein, translating into MQSSSSVWSALTDIFVSPGAALRGVDEHKGWSWLPLLLLIGLTAGAMMLYFNLVDFDIMKAQYLDVVAAEVSPNEREAMEKFLTKTSMMATSVINPLVMYLLIFAFTALWLMLATKMDPENTHGYGDWFGFSCWIYFPNVLAALLLFAYVLVADPMPGMLDLNLLSLNNLLLDLEFGSTWYTLAESFSPMTFWSIFLAAVGIQAWTRIDAARAWVIAALPSVVIYGVWALILLLSN; encoded by the coding sequence ATGCAAAGCTCATCATCGGTATGGTCGGCCCTGACCGACATCTTCGTTTCCCCCGGCGCCGCACTCAGGGGCGTGGACGAGCACAAGGGCTGGTCCTGGCTGCCGCTGCTGCTGCTGATCGGCCTGACGGCAGGCGCCATGATGCTGTACTTCAACCTGGTCGACTTCGACATCATGAAGGCCCAGTACCTGGACGTGGTCGCCGCCGAGGTCAGCCCCAATGAGCGCGAAGCCATGGAGAAATTCCTGACCAAGACCTCCATGATGGCTACCAGCGTCATCAACCCCCTGGTCATGTACCTGCTGATCTTCGCCTTCACCGCCCTGTGGCTGATGCTGGCCACCAAGATGGACCCGGAAAACACCCACGGCTATGGCGACTGGTTCGGCTTCTCCTGCTGGATCTACTTCCCCAATGTGCTGGCTGCCCTACTGCTGTTTGCCTATGTGCTGGTGGCCGACCCCATGCCGGGCATGCTGGATCTGAACCTCTTGTCCCTGAACAACCTGCTGCTGGATCTGGAGTTCGGCTCGACCTGGTACACCCTGGCCGAGAGCTTCAGCCCCATGACCTTCTGGTCCATCTTCCTGGCCGCCGTCGGCATCCAGGCCTGGACCCGCATCGACGCCGCCCGGGCCTGGGTCATCGCCGCCCTGCCCTCGGTGGTCATCTATGGCGTCTGGGCCCTGATCCTGCTCCTGAGTAACTGA
- a CDS encoding SulA-like leucine-rich domain-containing protein — MEARHLATAAQQACLQQLEPGQTEQWQQLLPRLRELSQERRWILMLAPPAVPSRDQWLAWGVDPARVLVVHGTRVKNALHTLAKALANGNFSAVLSWRGRFGRAQLQLLRKAASKGGSQALLFKTGQPAPEPVIFQQIRAVRVPLPRHARAAEPSQEQGAGLILKGPWPH, encoded by the coding sequence ATGGAAGCCCGCCATCTCGCAACCGCAGCACAGCAGGCCTGCCTACAGCAGCTGGAGCCTGGTCAAACCGAACAGTGGCAACAATTGCTGCCCAGATTGCGGGAGCTGAGCCAGGAAAGGCGCTGGATACTGATGTTGGCGCCGCCGGCGGTTCCCAGCCGGGACCAGTGGTTGGCCTGGGGTGTGGATCCGGCACGGGTCCTGGTAGTGCACGGCACCAGGGTGAAAAATGCCCTGCACACCCTGGCCAAGGCCCTGGCCAACGGCAATTTCAGCGCCGTGCTGTCATGGAGAGGGCGCTTCGGTCGCGCCCAGCTGCAGTTGCTCCGCAAGGCGGCAAGCAAGGGGGGGAGCCAGGCGCTGCTGTTCAAGACTGGGCAACCCGCCCCCGAACCCGTCATCTTCCAGCAGATCCGCGCGGTCAGGGTACCGCTACCCAGGCATGCCCGGGCGGCGGAGCCCAGCCAGGAACAGGGTGCCGGCCTTATCCTCAAGGGCCCCTGGCCCCATTAG
- a CDS encoding LuxR C-terminal-related transcriptional regulator encodes MGKGELIWVSSSDERHAAVETVASMLGLKTGRHLRQWQPELVTPRPGRKLVVIHQMKDVRESLSILPLGEADVCHLAMTPNVSMEEEVLLLLGGFNGVLLREAEPEDIIRAFRRVLADNLAFSGIALSHYILRHARNTVSEAKMKIMLSTTRKEQEVLALVCQGLSNDEVAEQLSVSINTVKMHLQNIYKKTNLKGRRQLLAAYAGIQV; translated from the coding sequence ATGGGCAAGGGAGAGCTCATCTGGGTTTCATCGTCCGATGAACGTCATGCCGCCGTGGAGACGGTGGCCTCCATGCTCGGCCTGAAGACGGGCCGCCACCTTCGCCAATGGCAACCAGAGCTTGTCACGCCGCGCCCGGGAAGGAAACTGGTCGTGATCCACCAGATGAAGGATGTCAGGGAGTCGCTGTCGATCCTACCCCTGGGCGAGGCGGATGTCTGCCACCTGGCCATGACGCCGAACGTCAGCATGGAAGAGGAGGTGCTGCTGCTGCTGGGTGGCTTCAATGGTGTCCTGTTACGGGAGGCCGAGCCGGAAGACATCATCAGGGCGTTCAGGCGCGTGCTGGCCGATAACCTGGCCTTTTCCGGTATTGCCCTGTCCCACTACATATTGCGCCACGCCCGCAATACGGTGAGCGAAGCCAAGATGAAGATCATGCTCAGCACCACCAGAAAGGAGCAGGAGGTGCTCGCGCTGGTGTGCCAGGGGCTGTCCAATGACGAGGTGGCCGAACAGCTCAGTGTTTCCATCAACACCGTCAAAATGCACCTGCAGAATATCTACAAGAAAACCAACCTGAAGGGGCGGCGCCAGTTATTGGCAGCCTATGCCGGAATTCAGGTATAG
- a CDS encoding pilus assembly protein N-terminal domain-containing protein, protein MKRIFAFLWLALAGCLLSPSSQAHYNKELQLYVGAVELYKAADVQRVVIGNESVVSAKVLDDKHVVFIGGEVGAADVQLWRKDGKVVKLSVVVAPKNDHRTIAKVRKLLSPFKGLSVREEDGMVVVEGDVDIEHKKQLKTIFEQTQDLVSLVRYRDYGKGEEPMVRMDVKIVEISKSNLRNIGVRWGDAMDGPAFGYAKAFSSNPIFSVVGESPVAQDIAGAIQESIGNLDSRGWSYFGLVTGISSQINLMAEQGEARMLAQPNLATRSGESASFLAGGEFPIPVINSVGATSVEFKEYGIKLDIEPNVDGQGNIISHVKAEVSSIDPSLAVDDIPAMLTRRTESVINVKDNETMVISGLVNSEMSKTVSKFPFLGDIPVLGELFKSRDFRDKKTEMVIFVTPKIVYPGEPSHEERLAKARALVDESDELKAFYILD, encoded by the coding sequence ATGAAAAGGATTTTTGCCTTCCTTTGGCTGGCGCTGGCGGGCTGCCTGCTGTCGCCTTCTTCCCAGGCCCACTACAACAAGGAGCTCCAGCTCTATGTGGGCGCCGTCGAACTCTACAAGGCCGCCGACGTCCAGCGGGTGGTGATCGGCAACGAAAGCGTGGTCAGCGCCAAGGTGCTGGACGACAAGCACGTGGTCTTCATCGGCGGCGAGGTCGGCGCCGCCGACGTGCAGCTGTGGCGCAAGGACGGCAAGGTCGTCAAGCTGTCGGTGGTGGTGGCGCCCAAGAACGATCACCGCACCATCGCCAAGGTCAGGAAGCTGCTGTCCCCCTTCAAGGGCCTGAGCGTACGGGAAGAGGACGGCATGGTGGTGGTCGAAGGCGATGTCGATATCGAGCACAAGAAGCAGCTCAAGACCATCTTCGAGCAGACCCAGGATCTGGTGTCCCTGGTCCGGTACCGCGACTACGGCAAGGGCGAGGAGCCCATGGTGCGCATGGACGTCAAGATCGTCGAGATCAGCAAGTCCAACCTCAGGAACATCGGCGTGCGCTGGGGCGATGCCATGGACGGGCCCGCCTTCGGCTATGCCAAGGCCTTCAGCTCCAACCCGATCTTTTCCGTGGTCGGCGAAAGCCCGGTGGCGCAGGACATCGCCGGTGCCATCCAGGAGAGCATCGGCAACCTGGACAGCCGCGGCTGGAGCTACTTCGGCCTGGTTACCGGCATCAGCTCCCAGATCAACCTGATGGCGGAGCAGGGCGAGGCGCGCATGCTGGCCCAGCCCAACCTGGCCACCCGCTCCGGTGAAAGCGCCAGCTTCCTGGCCGGCGGCGAATTCCCCATCCCGGTCATCAATTCCGTGGGCGCCACCAGCGTCGAGTTCAAGGAATACGGCATCAAGCTGGACATTGAGCCCAACGTGGATGGCCAGGGCAACATCATTTCCCACGTCAAGGCCGAGGTCAGCTCCATAGACCCCTCCCTGGCCGTGGACGACATCCCCGCCATGTTGACCCGCCGCACCGAGTCGGTGATCAACGTCAAGGACAACGAGACCATGGTGATTTCCGGCCTGGTCAACAGCGAGATGTCCAAGACGGTCAGCAAGTTCCCCTTCCTGGGCGACATTCCCGTGCTGGGCGAGTTGTTCAAGTCCCGCGACTTCCGCGACAAGAAGACCGAGATGGTGATCTTCGTGACCCCGAAGATCGTCTACCCGGGCGAGCCCAGCCACGAGGAGCGCCTGGCCAAGGCCAGGGCGCTGGTCGACGAGTCCGACGAGCTGAAAGCCTTTTACATCCTGGACTGA